In the Populus trichocarpa isolate Nisqually-1 chromosome 1, P.trichocarpa_v4.1, whole genome shotgun sequence genome, one interval contains:
- the LOC112328950 gene encoding uncharacterized protein LOC112328950 isoform X1 produces the protein MHRRGNSRCKASSSNQNMTCEAAGTTSKAIPLETCKLSDDLNLLQLMLREKLCEIWDIHEKMEGVFPPLCCHNRIVFYGSRRICTICCRTLSLEELTGCTDGCTIPNKLRKSSASTSMQWSPGLDEAIHQCLIVSTLRLSNTDHFAVSMEEYSTNEQGSIFSWFGHIGRGKNKWDSRSWSTFRIFFL, from the exons ATGCATAGGAGGGGCAATTCACGATGTAAGGCTTCATCATCTAATCAAAACATGACCTGTGAAGCTGCCGGCACTACAAGTAAG GCAATTCCTTTGGAAACTTGTAAGTTGAGCGATGATCTGAATTTGCTTCAATTGATGCTAAGAGAAAAGCTTT GTGAGATATGGGATATACATGAGAAAATGGAAGGAGTTTTTCCACCCCTATGTTGCCACAACAGGATAGTTTTTTATGGTAGCCGACGGATTTGTACCATTTGTTGCCGCACTTTGTCACTTGAGGAGTTAACTGGATGTACTGATGGCTGCACTATTCCGAATAAGCTGAGGAAATCAT CAGCTAGTACTTCAATGCAATGGAGTCCTGGGTTGGATGAGGCAATTCATCAGTGCCTGATTGTGAGCACTCTTCGACTTTCAAACACCGATCATTTTGCAGTTTCCATGGAG GAGTATTCAACGAATGAACAAGGATCGATCTTCTCATGGTTTGGCCACATTGGCCGTGGAAAAAACAAGTGGGATTCCAGATCTTGGAGCACTTTTCGTATCTTCTTTCTGTAG
- the LOC112323351 gene encoding putative disease resistance RPP13-like protein 1, with translation MHKRNNSQFKASQESMTEEPQAAGTSLVGKLICCCLLNPSPVMDTRNEEISSRSRDVENRACGERHHRSAGKRTPTTSLLDRSKVYGRKKDKEFILELLLEREVASNGRVCVVAIGGEEGVGKTTLAQLVYNDSTVANAFDLRAWVFDSEDFDVRSITGTILQEVTKDQACKLSGDLNFLQVKLRERLSGKRSLIVLDDACNVGYDQWDLLRQPFAGSEVKIVVTTRNNSVPRIMAAISTRHLEVLSDDDCLSVFLDHAPPELKFVDADPKQQAIVAKIASKCKGLPQAAKYLGGRLRSAHCTQWEKIYISNCEIYI, from the coding sequence atgcaCAAGAGaaacaattcacaattcaaagCTTCACAAGAAAGCATGACCGAAGAGCCTCAAGCTGCAGGCACAAGTTTGGTAGGGAAATTGATCTGTTGTTGTTTGTTAAATCCAAGTCCTGTTATGGATACCAGGAATGAGGAAATTAGTTCAAGATCAAGAGATGTGGAAAACCGTGCTTGTGGAGAGAGGCACCATAGATCAGCAGGTAAAAGAACTCCCACAACTTCTTTGCTTGATAGATCTAAGGTTTATGGTAGAAAGAAGGACAAAGAGTTCATTCTTGAATTGTTACTGGAGAGAGAAGTAGCTAGCAATGGTAGAGTTTGTGTGGTTGCCATAGGTGGGGAGGAAGGAGTTGGCAAGACCACTCTAGCCCAGCTTGTGTACAACGATTCCACAGTGGCCAACGCTTTTGATTTGAGAGCTTGGGTTTTTGATTCAGAAGATTTTGATGTGCGGAGCATAACAGGGACAATCCTCCAGGAAGTTACCAAGGATCAGGCTTGTAAGCTCAGTGgagatttgaattttcttcaggTGAAGCTAAGAGAGAGACTTTCTGGAAAGAGAAGTTTAATCGTGTTAGATGATGCTTGCAATGTGGGCTATGACCAATGGGATCTTCTACGCCAACCCTTTGCTGGTTCTGAAGTTAAAATAGTTGTCACCACGCGAAACAACAGTGTCCCACGAATCATGGCTGCCATTTCCACTCGCCATCTAGAGGTGTTATCAGATGACGATTGTCTTtcagtgtttttagatcatgcACCGCCAGAACTGAAGTTCGTCGACGCAGATCCGAAGCAGCAAGCAATAGTGGCAAAAATAGCAAGCAAATGTAAAGGCTTACCACAGGCTGCAAAATATCTGGGGGGAAGACTGCGCTCTGCTCACTGTACTCAATGGGAGAAGATATATATATCGAATTGTGAGATATATATTTGA
- the LOC112326953 gene encoding putative disease resistance RPP13-like protein 1 — protein sequence MALVIGDAILSATISHIINQLASLELLKFARRGKIHSDIKKLEANLHMIHAVLDDAEEKQMGSHAVKLWLDQIRELAYDMEDLLDGVFSELKEEQRASSSKAKSAIPGFLSSFYPGNLLLTYKMDSKIKRTTARFQEIAQKKNNLELRENGSGGVLKSKSLKRLPSTSLVDLSYVSGRDKDKEEILKLLFSDEGCDEYGIGVIPIVGMGGVGKTTLAQLVYNDETVDNFFDLKVWCCVSEDFDVVRVTRTILEAVSGSYDAKDLNLLQLRLREKLAGKKFLIVLDDVWNENYDDWTVLRRPFQVTSPGSRIILTTRNQDVALMMSAFPCYLLKELSFEDSLSLFAKHALGRSNFSDLPDLQEIGQKIVQRCGGLPLAVKTLGGLLRTKPYVDEWESVLNSKMWDISEHKGGIVPALRLSYYHLPSHLKQLFVFCSILPKDYEFYKDELVLLWMAQGFLPDAGGKKRMEDFYSCFNELLSRSFFQRSSSNEQRYLMHHLISDLAQSIAGETCVNLNDKLENNKVFPDPEKTRHMSFTRRTYEVLQRFKDLGKLKRLRTFIALRLYSSPWAAYCYLSNNVLHEALSKLRRLRVLSLSGYCITELPNSIGDLKQLRYLNFSQTKIKRLPESVSTLINLQTLKLYGCRKLNKLPQGTGNLIDLCHLDITDTDNLFEMPSWMGNLTGLQKLSKFTVGKKEGCGIEELRGLQNLEGRLSIMALHNVIDARHAVHANLRGKHNLDELELEWSKSDIKDEDRQHQMLVLDSLQPHTNLKELKISFYGGTEFPSWVGHPSFSKIVHLKLSCCRKCTVLPPLGRLPLLRDLCIQGLDAVETVGHEFYGDCSSVKPFPSLKTLTFEDMQEWKSWSAVGVDGEAEEQFPSLSELTLWNCPKLLGRFPSCLPSCVKITIAKCPMLVDSDEKLPVLGELKLEECDEVKPKCMFHNSSLITLKLGSMSRLTYLKGQLLQSLGALKVLMISDFPKLTSLWQKGTGLENFEHPQFVSLTEIGMPSTHKSSKLSGCDKLDLLPIHTVHMLLSLEDLCIESCPNLVSIPEAGLLSSLRHLVLRDCKALRSLPDGMSNCPLEDLEIEECPSLECFPGRMLPATLKGLKIRYCTELKSLPEDLMHNKNGPGTLCHFEHLEIIGCPSLKSFPDGKLPTRLKTLKIWDCSQLKPLSEMMLHDDMSLEYLAISDCEALSSFPECLSSFKHLSELNLSNCSALKLFPGVGFPPANLRTLTIYNCKNLKSLPNEMRKLTSLQELTICSCPALKSFPNGDMPPHLTSLEIWDCDNLDGCLSEWNLQSLTCLRDFSIAGGCFSHTVSFPDEKCLLPTNLTSVWIGRLPNLESLSMQLQSLAYLEELEIVDCPKLKSLPRGCLPHALGRFSIRDCPLMTQRCSKLKGVYWPLISHIPCVEIDDGNDM from the coding sequence ATGGCTCTTGTTATCGGAGACGCTATCCTTTCAGCTACAATCAGCCATATAATCAACCAATTAGCCTCTCTGGAGCTACTCAAGTTCGCTCGCAGAGGAAAAATCCACTCTGATATCAAGAAACTGGAGGCAAATTTGCATATGATCCATGCTGTTCTTGATGACGCTGAGGAGAAGCAGATGGGAAGCCATGCTGTCAAACTCTGGCTTGATCAGATCCGTGAATTGGCCTATGATATGGAAGATTTGCTCGACGGGGTTTTCTCTGAGCTTAAAGAGGAACAACGGGCTAGCTCAAGTAAGGCGAAGAGCGCCATACCCGGGTTCTTATCCTCTTTTTATCCTGGTAATTTGCTCTTAACTTACAAAATGGACTCCAAGATTAAGAGAACTACTGCTAGATTTCAAGAAATTGCTCAAAAGAAGAATAATCTTGAGCTTAGAGAGAATGGCAGTGGAGGGGTGTTGAAGAGTAAGTCATTGAAAAGATTGCCCAGTACTTCTTTAGTGGATCTTTCTTATGTTTCTGGTAGGGATAAAGATAAAGAGGAAATCTTGAAGTTGCTTTTTAGTGATGAAGGGTGTGATGAGTACGGGATTGGTGTGATTCCTATTGTAGGGATGGGTGGTGTGGGTAAGACCACTCTTGCTCAGCTTGTCTACAATGATGAGACGGTAGATAATTTTTTCGATTTGAAAGTTTGGTGTTGTGTTTCTGAGGATTTTGATGTTGTTAGGGTTACGAGAACTATTCTTGAGGCAGTTTCGGGGAGTTACGATGCGAAGGATTTGAATCTGCTTCAACTTAGGCTGAGAGAGAAATTGGCGGGGAAGAAGTTTCTTATTGTTTTAGATGATGTTTGGAATGAGAACTATGATGACTGGACTGTCCTTCGCCGTCCTTTCCAAGTGACATCCCCTGGGAGTAGAATCATCCTCACAACTCGTAATCAAGATGTTGCATTAATGATGAGTGCTTTTCCATGTTACCTTTTGAAAGAACTGTCATTTGAGGATAGCCTGTCTTTGTTTGCAAAGCATGCACTGGGAAGGTCCAATTTCAGTGATCTGCCAGACCTGCAGGAGATCGGCCAGAAAATAGTTCAAAGGTGCGGGGGACTGCCATTGGCTGTTAAAACACTGGGGGGCCTCTTGCGCACTAAACCTTATGTTGATGAATGGGAAAGTGTACTTAATAGCAAAATGTGGGATATATCAGAACACAAGGGCGGCATAGTTCCCGCCTTGAGGTTGAGCTACTATCATCTTCCTTCACACTTGAAGCAATTGTTTGTTTTCTGTTCTATACTTCCAAAAGACTATGAATTCTACAAGGATGAATTAGTGTTGTTATGGATGGCCCAAGGGTTTCTGCCAGATGCAGGAGGAAAGAAGCGGATGGAAGACTTCTATTCTtgttttaatgaattattatcAAGATCGTTTTTCCAGCGATCAAGCAGCAATGAACAACGTTATCTGATGCATCATCTCATCAGTGATCTGGCTCAATCTATTGCTGGAGAAACGTGTGTCAATTTAAAtgataagctggaaaataacaaggTCTTTCCAGATCCTGAAAAGACTCGCCATATGTCATTCACTCGTCGTACATACGAGGTGCTGCAGAGGTTCAAAGACCTGGGTAAACTGAAGCGTCTGCGAACTTTCATTGCATTGCGACTTTACTCTTCACCTTGGGCCGCATATTGCTACCTGAGTAATAATGTATTACATGAGGCACTGTCCAAATTGAGACGCTTAAGAGTTCTTTCATTGAGTGGTTATTGCATTACAGAGCTACCAAATTCAATTGGTGATTTGAAGCAGTTACGTTACCTTAATTTCTCTCAAACTAAGATTAAGCGGTTGCCTGAATCTGTGAGCACTCTCATAAACTTGCAGACTCTCAAATTATATGGATGCAGGAAGCTTAATAAGCTGCCACAAGGGACTGGGAATCTTATCGATCTTTGTCATCTGGATATTACTGATACTGATAACTTGTTTGAGATGCCTTCGTGGATGGGTAATTTGACAGGTCTTCAGAAATTGTCAAAGTTCACCGTAGGAAAAAAAGAGGGCTGCGGAATTGAAGAATTAAGAGGGTTGCAGAATCTTGAAGGCCGACTTTCCATAATGGCATTGCATAATGTGATAGATGCTCGACATGCAGTTCATGCTAATTTAAGGGGCAAGCACAACCTTGATGAGTTAGAATTGGAATGGTCTAAGAGTGACATTAAAGATGAAGACCGACAACATCAAATGCTTGTTCTCGACTCACTACAACCTCATACAAACCTTAAAGAACTAAAGATTTCATTCTATGGCGGGACAGAATTTCCTTCATGGGTAGGACATCCATCATTTTCCAAAATAGTGCACTTAAAACTTTCTTGTTGCAGGAAATGCACTGTATTGCCACCACTTGGGAGGCTACCTTTACTCAGGGATCTGTGCATACAAGGCCTGGATGCTGTGGAGACTGTTGGTCATGAGTTTTATGGAGATTGTTCTTCAGTCAAGCCTTTTCCATCTCTGAAGACTTTGACATTTGAGGATATGCAGGAATGGAAATCTTGGTCCGCAGTTGGAGTTGATGGAGAAGCTGAAGAACAATTTCCTAGTCTTTCTGAGCTTACTTTATGGAATTGTCCCAAGTTGCTCGGCAGGTTCCCTAGCTGTCTTCCTTCCTGTGTAAAGATTACGATTGCAAAATGCCCAATGTTGGTAGATTCAGATGAAAAGCTTCCAGTGCTTGGTGAACTGAAATTAGAAGAATGTGATGAGGTGAAACCTAAATGCATGTTTCATAACTCCTCTCTAATCACATTGAAACTTGGGAGTATGTCAAGGCTTACTTATTTGAAGGGCCAGCTTCTGCAGTCACTGGGAGCACTTAAAGTTCTGATGATTTCTGATTTCCCCAAACTAACCTCTTTGTGGCAAAAAGGAACTGGATTAGAAAATTTTGAACACCCTCAATTTGTGTCATTGACAGAGATTGGTATGCCCAGCACTCATAAAAGTTCAAAATTGTCAGGCTGTGATAAGCTGGATCTTCTGCCAATCCATACGGTGCACATGCTTTTGTCTCTTGAGGATCTGTGCATTGAATCATGTCCAAATCTTGTGTCCATTCCTGAAGCTGGACTTTTATCGTCACTGAGACATCTAGTACTTCGGGATTGCAAAGCTCTTAGATCCCTCCCTGATGGCATGAGCAATTGTCCTCTTGAAGACTTGGAGATAGAAGAGTGTCCTTCCCTCGAATGCTTTCCAGGAAGGATGTTGCCTGCGACGTTAAAAGGGTTGAAGATTCGATACTGTACAGAATTAAAGTCTCTGCCTGAGGATTTGATGCACAACAAAAATGGCCCTGGCACCCTGTGTCATTTTGAGCACCTGGAGATCATTGGCTGTCCATCTCTCAAATCCTTTCCTGATGGGAAATTACCAACTCGACTCAAGACACTAAAAATCTGGGATTGTTCCCAATTGAAGCCTCTTTCAGAAATGATGTTGCATGATGATATGTCCCTTGAATACCTAGCCATTTCAGACTGCGAAGCCCTGTCAAGCTTTCCTGAGTGCCTTAGCAGCTTCAAGCATCTCTCTGAATTAAATTTAAGTAATTGTTCTGCTCTCAAGCTCTTTCCAGGAGTTGGCTTTCCCCCCGCTAACCTCAGAACGTTGACTATATACAATTGCAAAAATCTCAAGTCTCTACCTAATGAGATGCGAAAACTCACATCTCTGCAAGAACTGACAATTTGTAGCTGCCCAGCTCTGAAATCCTTTCCAAATGGTGATATGCCTCCACACTTGACATCGCTTGAGATCTGGGATTGTGATAATCTCGATGGGTGCCTGTCAGAGTGGAACTTGCAAAGTCTAACCTGCCTTAGAGATTTTAGTATCGCTGGTGGATGTTTTTCGCACACAGTTTCCTTTCCAGATGAGAAGTGTCTGCTTCCTACAAATCTAACTTCTGTTTGGATTGGAAGACTTCCAAATCTGGAATCTCTATCCATGCAGCTCCAAAGTCTTGCGTATCTAGAAGAGCTAGAAATTGTTGATTGTCCTAAATTAAAGTCCTTGCCTAGGGGATGCCTACCTCATGCTCTTGGAAGATTCAGCATCAGGGACTGTCCGTTAATGACACAGCGCTGTTCCAAGCTGAAAGGAGTGTACTGGCCATTGATATCCCACATCCCTTGTGTGGAGATAGATGATGGCAATGACATGTAA
- the LOC112328950 gene encoding uncharacterized protein LOC112328950 isoform X2: MHRRGNSRCKASSSNQNMTCEAAGTTSKAIPLETCKLSDDLNLLQLMLREKLCEIWDIHEKMEGVFPPLCCHNRIVFYGSRRICTICCRTLSLEELTGCTDGCTIPNKLRKSSSTSMQWSPGLDEAIHQCLIVSTLRLSNTDHFAVSMEEYSTNEQGSIFSWFGHIGRGKNKWDSRSWSTFRIFFL; the protein is encoded by the exons ATGCATAGGAGGGGCAATTCACGATGTAAGGCTTCATCATCTAATCAAAACATGACCTGTGAAGCTGCCGGCACTACAAGTAAG GCAATTCCTTTGGAAACTTGTAAGTTGAGCGATGATCTGAATTTGCTTCAATTGATGCTAAGAGAAAAGCTTT GTGAGATATGGGATATACATGAGAAAATGGAAGGAGTTTTTCCACCCCTATGTTGCCACAACAGGATAGTTTTTTATGGTAGCCGACGGATTTGTACCATTTGTTGCCGCACTTTGTCACTTGAGGAGTTAACTGGATGTACTGATGGCTGCACTATTCCGAATAAGCTGAGGAAATCAT CTAGTACTTCAATGCAATGGAGTCCTGGGTTGGATGAGGCAATTCATCAGTGCCTGATTGTGAGCACTCTTCGACTTTCAAACACCGATCATTTTGCAGTTTCCATGGAG GAGTATTCAACGAATGAACAAGGATCGATCTTCTCATGGTTTGGCCACATTGGCCGTGGAAAAAACAAGTGGGATTCCAGATCTTGGAGCACTTTTCGTATCTTCTTTCTGTAG